One genomic window of Candidatus Eremiobacteraceae bacterium includes the following:
- the ftsY gene encoding signal recognition particle-docking protein FtsY — MVWVSSLRDALSKTRKELAGHWNALVGRQLVDDAFWNELEETLISADFGVSTTDKIIAQLKVAAQQQNLQAAGDVVRVFRSDVADYLAHPKLAPVPARTKPHVVLVVGVNGSGKTTTIGKLAAQERARGRSVLLIAGDTFRAAAAEQLEIWAKRSGAELVRHAEGADPAAVVFDGLAAAKARGSDVVLIDTAGRLQTKHNLMEELKKIRRVIAREVQEAPHETLLVLDATTGQNALSQAKLFHEAADVTGIVLTKLDGTAKGGIVVAIMDQADLPVKYVGFGEQVDQLKAFDPASYVEALF, encoded by the coding sequence ATGGTATGGGTTTCCTCCCTGCGCGATGCGCTCTCGAAGACGCGCAAGGAGCTCGCCGGTCACTGGAACGCCCTTGTGGGGCGCCAGCTCGTCGATGACGCCTTCTGGAACGAGCTCGAAGAAACGCTGATCTCGGCTGACTTCGGGGTCAGCACCACTGACAAGATCATCGCCCAGCTCAAGGTCGCGGCCCAGCAGCAGAACCTGCAGGCGGCGGGTGACGTCGTGCGCGTCTTCCGGTCCGACGTGGCCGACTATCTGGCCCATCCCAAGCTTGCGCCGGTACCCGCGCGGACCAAGCCCCACGTCGTGCTCGTGGTCGGGGTGAACGGCTCGGGCAAGACGACCACCATCGGCAAGCTGGCCGCACAGGAGCGCGCGCGGGGGCGCAGCGTGCTGCTTATCGCTGGGGACACCTTTCGCGCGGCGGCGGCCGAGCAGCTGGAGATCTGGGCCAAGCGCTCGGGCGCGGAGTTAGTGCGCCACGCCGAGGGGGCGGACCCTGCCGCGGTGGTCTTCGATGGCTTGGCGGCGGCGAAAGCCCGGGGCAGCGACGTGGTCCTCATCGACACGGCCGGGCGCTTGCAGACCAAACACAATCTAATGGAAGAGCTCAAGAAGATCCGCCGCGTCATCGCGCGCGAGGTCCAAGAGGCCCCGCACGAGACATTGCTCGTGCTCGACGCCACAACCGGCCAGAACGCGCTCTCACAGGCCAAGCTGTTCCACGAAGCGGCCGACGTCACAGGCATCGTCCTCACCAAGCTTGACGGGACGGCCAAGGGCGGGATAGTCGTAGCGATCATGGATCAAGCCGACCTGCCGGTCAAGTACGTCGGGTTTGGCGAGCAGGTGGACCAGCTCAAGGCGTTCGACCCGGCGTCGTACGTGGAGGCATTGTTTTGA
- a CDS encoding FliA/WhiG family RNA polymerase sigma factor yields MIQHRVTSRTYAIAGRNLSREEIVHKFLPLVKYVAGRISVNLPSHVEINDLINEGILGLIDAIGKYDDSRGVKFETYATTRISGAILDALRAMDWVPRAVRQKARELERTFGSLEARHGRAPEGEEVAKELGLSLKEYHTLLLKIRGTSILSLEEFLPNEKGHDVALLDTLKDSGPDPTFQVESAEIKSALSTAVESLPPQERTVISLYYFEGLTLKDIKSVLNVSESRVSQIHAQAVIRLRSKLKTLHMDLGYREGDPTVHQKYVRKKPQAQQAS; encoded by the coding sequence ATGATACAGCATCGCGTGACCTCGCGCACCTACGCCATCGCCGGGCGCAACCTCAGCCGTGAGGAGATCGTCCACAAGTTTCTGCCGCTCGTGAAGTATGTCGCCGGCAGGATATCGGTCAATCTTCCGTCGCACGTCGAGATCAACGACCTCATCAACGAGGGCATCCTCGGGCTCATCGACGCGATCGGCAAGTACGACGACTCGCGCGGCGTGAAGTTCGAGACCTACGCGACGACGCGCATCAGCGGCGCGATCCTCGACGCGCTGCGCGCCATGGATTGGGTGCCGCGCGCGGTGCGCCAGAAAGCGCGCGAGCTCGAGCGCACCTTCGGCTCGCTCGAAGCGCGCCACGGCCGCGCTCCTGAGGGCGAAGAGGTCGCCAAAGAGCTGGGCTTATCGCTCAAAGAGTACCACACGCTGCTGCTCAAGATCCGCGGCACCTCGATCCTGTCGCTCGAGGAGTTCTTGCCGAACGAGAAGGGCCATGACGTCGCGCTGCTCGACACCCTTAAAGATTCGGGCCCCGATCCGACGTTCCAGGTCGAATCCGCCGAGATAAAATCCGCGCTGTCGACCGCCGTCGAGTCGCTGCCGCCGCAAGAGCGGACCGTCATCTCGCTCTATTATTTCGAGGGGCTCACGCTCAAGGACATCAAGAGCGTGCTCAACGTGTCCGAATCGCGCGTGTCGCAGATCCACGCCCAAGCGGTCATCCGCCTGCGCTCCAAGCTCAAGACGCTGCACATGGATCTGGGCTACCGCGAAGGCGACCCGACTGTCCACCAGAAGTACGTGCGCAAGAAGCCGCAAGCCCAGCAAGCCTCGTAA
- a CDS encoding helix-turn-helix domain-containing protein produces MVEDRRATRKKNRANDWMTSGEVARELNMTDAAIRRWAREGLVEAIKTPGGQYRFRREALNQLLAGNGHTSSKAKVKR; encoded by the coding sequence ATGGTTGAAGACCGCCGCGCGACGCGCAAAAAGAACCGGGCCAATGATTGGATGACCTCAGGCGAGGTCGCACGCGAGCTCAATATGACCGACGCGGCTATTCGCCGTTGGGCGCGCGAGGGGCTGGTCGAAGCGATCAAGACACCGGGCGGCCAGTACCGGTTCCGGCGCGAAGCGCTCAATCAGCTGTTGGCGGGCAACGGCCACACATCGTCTAAGGCGAAGGTCAAACGATGA
- a CDS encoding FHA domain-containing protein, translated as MSKRMTLDGTGDRSGPTHKSSSSASSFGAVRSDESARLCGRCFARNYAGETYCKMCGEPLPAEVAQLDESATRRLEAPAVRGCVTVHIERDGSEIDLPIDTDVVLIGRASVTDGVYPDIDLAPFDFGNFVSRRHAFIVRRHGSFIIEDLESTNGTSLNGAQRLVPHAPTPLRHGDKIMFGETKVTFTTEAVPQD; from the coding sequence GTGAGCAAACGTATGACGTTGGATGGCACGGGCGATCGGTCCGGCCCCACCCACAAATCTTCTTCGTCGGCCTCTTCATTCGGAGCCGTACGGAGCGATGAGAGCGCGCGCTTATGCGGGCGCTGCTTCGCGCGCAACTACGCAGGCGAGACCTACTGCAAGATGTGCGGCGAGCCGCTGCCGGCAGAAGTCGCCCAGCTCGACGAGTCCGCGACGCGCCGCCTCGAAGCGCCGGCCGTGCGCGGCTGCGTGACCGTCCATATCGAGCGCGACGGCAGCGAGATCGACCTGCCCATCGATACCGACGTCGTGCTGATCGGCCGGGCATCGGTCACCGATGGCGTGTATCCGGATATCGATCTGGCGCCATTCGACTTCGGCAATTTCGTGTCGCGCCGCCATGCCTTCATCGTGCGCCGCCACGGCAGCTTTATCATCGAGGATCTCGAGAGCACCAACGGCACATCGCTCAACGGCGCGCAGCGCCTCGTGCCGCATGCGCCGACGCCGCTCCGGCATGGTGACAAGATCATGTTCGGGGAAACGAAGGTGACGTTCACGACCGAGGCCGTCCCGCAAGACTGA
- a CDS encoding ABC transporter permease, with translation MARFIAQRALRFVAVLFTITVLSFAFLHLIPGNPIQIMLGEHATKADIERLTHELRLDQPWYDQLAAYLWQVGHGNLGRSLEDNVPVGTKLMEHFPATVELTLAAMLFAVLVGIPAGIVSALTHRSALDTVINIVVLLGVSVPVFWLGWMMLYLFAYEPSRAGVDLFPIGGRLSLRYVVETRTHFVLLDSLLARNWAAFGDALRHLVLPAITLGTIPLAIIAKMTRASMLEVQSMDYMRTARAKGLGTWAVVVRHGLRNALIPIVTVAGLQIGLLLGGAVLTEHIFAWPGVGRLAFEAISNRDSPLVNGSILLFAATFVLVNLAIDVAYAGLNPRIRYA, from the coding sequence GTGGCCAGATTCATCGCGCAACGCGCGTTGCGCTTCGTCGCCGTCTTGTTCACGATCACCGTTCTCTCGTTTGCGTTCTTGCATTTGATCCCCGGCAATCCGATCCAGATCATGCTGGGCGAACATGCGACCAAAGCCGACATCGAGCGGCTCACGCACGAGCTGCGTCTCGACCAACCCTGGTACGATCAGCTCGCCGCATATCTCTGGCAGGTCGGGCACGGCAACCTCGGGCGCTCGCTCGAGGACAATGTGCCGGTCGGCACCAAGCTGATGGAACATTTCCCCGCCACGGTCGAGCTTACGCTGGCAGCGATGCTGTTCGCGGTGCTCGTGGGCATTCCGGCCGGCATAGTCTCGGCGCTGACCCACCGCAGCGCGCTTGACACCGTCATCAACATCGTGGTTCTGCTCGGCGTGTCGGTGCCGGTGTTCTGGCTTGGCTGGATGATGCTGTATCTGTTCGCCTACGAGCCCAGCCGAGCCGGCGTGGATCTCTTCCCCATCGGCGGACGGCTCTCGCTGCGCTACGTGGTGGAGACCCGCACGCACTTCGTCCTGCTCGACAGCTTGCTTGCGCGAAATTGGGCGGCGTTCGGCGATGCGCTGCGCCATCTCGTCCTTCCCGCCATCACGCTCGGCACGATTCCGCTTGCGATTATCGCCAAGATGACGCGCGCGAGCATGCTCGAGGTCCAGTCGATGGACTACATGCGCACCGCACGGGCTAAGGGCTTGGGAACCTGGGCGGTGGTGGTGCGCCATGGGCTGCGAAATGCGCTCATCCCCATCGTCACGGTGGCCGGGCTGCAGATCGGATTGTTGCTGGGCGGCGCAGTCCTGACCGAACATATATTCGCCTGGCCTGGGGTGGGCAGGCTCGCCTTCGAGGCCATCAGCAACCGCGACAGCCCGCTCGTCAACGGCTCGATACTCCTCTTCGCAGCGACTTTCGTGCTCGTCAACCTGGCTATCGACGTCGCCTATGCGGGGCTCAACCCAAGGATCCGCTATGCGTAG